The region CGGCGGGGGTTCTGGACCCCATTGTCCGGAAGGACGTTCTGGAAGGTTCCGCCGAAGTCCGCGACCGTGGAGGATGCGTCCGGGTGGCGGAGCATGGACTTGGGCGTGAAGACGATCAACGGCTTGCGCCATGAGCGCAGGGCCTGGCGGCGAAGCAGGTGGAAGTGCTGCGCGGCGGTGCTGGGCTGGGCGATGACCATGTTGTCCTGGGCGCAGAGCTGGAGGTAACGCTCGATACGGGCGCTGGAGTGCTCCGGGCCCTGACCTTCATAGCCGTGGGGGAGGAGCATGACGAGGCCAGAGAGGAGATGCCATTTGGCTTCGCCGGCGGAGATGAACTGGTCGACGATGATCTGGGCGCCGTTGGCGAAGTCGCCGAACTGGGCCTCCCAGAGGACGAGAGCTTCGGGGTAGTCGCGGGAGTAGCCGTACTCGTATCCGAGGACCGCGGCTTCTGAGAGGAGGGTGTTATAGACCTCAAAGCGAGCCTGGTTGGGGGTGATGTGCTCCAGCGGGATGTACTTGGTTTCCGTCTCTGTGTCCGTGAGGGCGGAGTGGCGCTGGTTGAAGGTGCCGCGCTGGGAGTCCTGGCCGGTGAGTCTTACGGGCGTACCTGCGGAGACGAGGGATGCGAAGGCGAGGAGCTCCGCCATGCCGTAGTCAAACTGGCGCTTATCCTCTGCCATCTCAAGGCGCTGCTCATAGAGCTTTTTGACCTTGGGATGGATGTGGAAGGTCTCCGGGTAGGCGCAGAGAGCCTTGGTGAGCGAGGTCACCTGGGCTGCGTCGATCCCGGTCTTGAGAGCGGCGTCCGCTTCCGAGAGGCTGCCGCCCTTGTAGTTGTCCCAGTAGTGGGGGAGGACGGCGAGATCGGTCTTGCTTTCAGCCTTGGTGGCTAGCTTCTGCTCTTCCAGGAAGTGCTGCTGGATCTTTGCGGCTTCTTCCGTGGGATCGACTCCAATGCGCTTGGCGTAGGTCTTGTAGAGCTCCGGCAGATCCTTGATGAGGGCGTAGCGCTTGGGCGAGGTGACGGTGGGGTCATCGACTTCAGAGTGGCCGTGGCGGCGGTAGCCGATGAGATCGACGACGACGTCCGACTTGAATTTGTGGCGGTACTCGGCTGCGATGGCGGCTACGCGCAGGACGGCGTCAGGATCTTCCGCGTTGACGTGGAAGATGGGGATGGGCAGGCGCTTGGCGATGTCCGTGGCGAAGCGGGAGGAGTTGGATTCCTCCGGGACGGCGGTGAAGCCGAGGAGGTTATTGACGATGACGTGGATGGTGCCACCGACGTTGTAACCGTGGAGGACGGCCATGTTGAGGGACTCGGCAAGGATGCCCTGACCGGCGAAGGCTGCGTCGCCGTGGATGATGAGGGGGAGAATCTGCTCTTTGGCGTTGGCTGCGCCTTCCGCGAGGAGACGGGCCTGACGGGCGCGGGCGCGGCCGAGGGCTACGGGATCGACGGCCTCAAGGTGGCTGGGGTTTGAGACGAGGTGGAGGGCTACCTTTTTGCCGTTGGGCGAGATGAACTCTCCGGTGGCTCCCTGGTGGTACTTGACGTCTCCGCCGCCCATGGTGGAGCGGGGATCGACGTCTTCAAAGCGCGCGAAGATATCGGTGGCGTTGCGTCCGACGATGTTGGTCATGACGTTGAGGCGGCCGCGATGGCTCATGCCGAAGACGCTGCGGGTTACGCCGTGGTTGGCGGAGATTTCGAACGTGTGATTAAGGAAGGGGATGAGGACGGTGAGGCCTTCGAGCGAGAAGCGCTTGGTGCCGAGGTATCGGGACTGGATGACCTGCTCAAACAAGTCTGCCTTGATGAGGTCTGTGAGCATGCCCTTCTGGTCTACGGGCGGAGCTTCGCGCTCTAACTGGTCCTGAATCCACTGGCGCTTTTCCGGGCTGGGGATGTGCATGAACTCGGCTGCGATGGTGCCGCAATAGAACTTGCGGGCCTCTGCGGCGGCCTGGACGGAGTCTGGGTCTTCCGGGACGGGGACCGGGAAGGGCTCGCCGGGGAGGTACTGGCCGAGGGGGTCGAGGGAGGTCTGGAGATAACCCCAGCGGCGGAAGATGTCGAAGGTGTACTCGCGGCGCTCTGGGTTTGCAGTGGTGTTGGGTTGGGTCGGTTCGGGGGCTTTTTTCAGCTTGGTGGCCATTGAATCCTCAGTCCTGAATGTGCGCCTGGGGCGGGCGCTCGATGCCGGATGGTGCGGGGCGAAGGTGAAGTTCGCGTCACTTGGTATGCTAGACCCATTGATAGACGGTCTGCATCTTTCGTGAACGATAACCGCACAAGCGTAACAAGGGTGCATCTGCATGGTTAGTATCGGCAGGCTGGGATGGGTTGGTGAGGTGGGGTTGGCGGCGGGGTTGGCCGTGGGTGTGGGGCTTGGGCAGGATGTGGGTGCGGCCAAGGCAACGCCTGATCTACCGGAGATTACAGGGCTGATGCATGCGGTGGAGGTGCAGCAGAGGGCGGCGGAGCTGCGGGAGAAGGACTATCTGTATCGGCAGAGTGTACGGATGGACGACCTGGACGGGCATGGCGGGGTGAAGAAGACGCAGGCGGAGGTTGCGGATATCTTCTGGCTGGAGGGGGTTCGGGTGCGGCGGGTGGTGAGCAAGGATGGGAAGGAGCTGACGGGGGACCAGGCGAAGAAGGAGAGTGAACGGATCGATAAGGAGGTGGCGAAGGCGAAGGAGCGGCGGGCTAAGGGGGATGCAAGTGGGAAAGAGACCGACTCGCATGGGAATGAGGAGGTGACGGTGTCACGGATGCTGGAGCTGGGGAGCTTTGGCAATGAACGGCGGGAGAGCGTGAACGGGCGGGATACGATCATGGTGGACTTTGTGGGGAACCCGAAGGCGAAGACGCGGAACGTGGGGGAGAACGCGATTCACGAGATGGTGGGGACGATCTGGGTGGATGAGGCGGATCGCGCGATCGTGAGGATTGACGGGCATTTTGTGAATAACTTCAAGGTGGGTGGAGGGCTGCTTTTCAACGTCAAGAAGGACACGAAGTTTTCCGTGACGAACGTGAAGGTGAACGACGAGGTCTGGCTGCCGAAGAGGATTACCGGAGATGGCGAGGCTCGGGCGATGCTGCTGTTCAGTTTGAAGGGGCGGCTGGCGGTGGAGGATGATGGGTATCGGAAGTTCAAGGCGACTTCTACGATATTGCCTGGGGTTGCGGAGGTTCCTGCGGTGCCGTCGCCGCAGTAGCTGGGGCTAACGTGGAATGGGGACAGCCTGAGCCGTCCCCATCCTAGATCTTGTTTGTGCGTCTCGCTTGGGTGTTGCGGCGGGAGCGGGTGGTTATCGATTAGAGAGGCTGAACGTCAGACGCCTGCCAGCCCTTCGGTCCCTTGACCACGTTGAACTGCACAGCCTGACCCTCTTGGAGGCTCTTGAAGCCGTTCGAGTTGATCGCCGAGTAGTGTACGAATACATCCTCGCCGTTCTGACGGCTGATGAAGCCAAACCCCTTGGCATCGTTAAACCACTTCACTGTTCCCTGTTCCATGTTAGTTCTTTCCCTTTTGGTGCTTTGTTGAATTTGCCGCTAAAACAAACTGGGGTTCGACCGTACAGCTTCAGAAAAACCAATCTGTTTCAAAGGATGACCAAAGGTTAGCACGAAAATCAAGTGGATTTGTGGAAAAAGAGGGTTTTCTTTTGACTGCACAGGAAGTGGTGCAGCTAGATGTTTTCGGTGGGGGGGAGGTGGGCGCGGACGATCTCTTCTGAGCGTGCGAGGACCTCGTCGAGGCTCATGCTGGTGGAGTCGAGGAGAATGGCGTCGGGCGCGGGCTTGAGGGGAGACTCGGCGCGGTTGCGGTCGCGGTCGTCGCGGGCGCGCATCTCGGCAAGGACGGCGGCCTCGGTGACGGGGGCGACTTCGTGCTGGTCGGGTGCGACTTGGCGGAAGCGGCGGGTGCCGCGGACGTTGGGGTCGGCGTCGAGGAAGATCTTGACCTCTGCGTCGGGGAAGACGGCGGTGCCGATGTCGCGGCCTTCCATGACGACTCCGCCCTGGATGCCGAGGGCTCGCTGCTGGGCGACCATCCAGACGCGGACGCGCGGGTGGACGGAGAGGCGGGAGGCGGCTGCGGTGACGTCGGCGTCACGGATGCGGCGGGAGACGTCGCGGCCGTCGAGGAGGACGCGGTTTCCTTCGCGGGTGGGCTCGAGGGCGATGGTGGTGTGGGGGGTGAGGGCGAGGAGCTGGACTTCGTCGTCGAGATCGAGGTCGGAGTCGATGGCTTTGTAGGCCAGGGCGCGGTACATGGCTCCGGTTTCCAGGTTGAGGAAGCCGAAACGGCGCGCGAGATGGGCGGCGAGGGTGGACTTGCCGGCGCCAGCAGGCCCGTCGATTGCGATGACGGGCTGCTGGCGGGGGGTTGGGTTGGGTGGGGGGGTAGTCATTTAGTTAGTTGCTGTCTGGGCGCTGGCGGCGGGTGGGGTTGAAACCGCCGGAGGACGGTTTGCCGGGGCCGGGCTTGCGGAAGGGCTTCTTGCCGTCAGCGAACTTGGCGAAGGGGCCGCCTTTGCCTGCGAAGGAGGATGGTTTGCGGTCGCCGAAGGACTTGCCGCCGCTCGGTCTGCCGCCACCGCCGCCGAAGCTGGGTTTGCGGTCGCCGAAGCTGGGGCGGGGACGGTCAAAGGTGCCCGCGGGGCGTGGGGTGTATGGGCGGTCGGAGCTGCCACCTTCGCGCGGGGTGAAGGGCTTGCGAGCGAAGCCGCCTGAGGATGGGCGTTCGCCGCGATCACCACGGTCTCCGCGGTCACCACGATCCGGGCGAGGGCCACCGAATGCGGGCTTCGAGCCGAAGCTGGGGCGTGCGCCGAAGGCGGGCTTGGAGCCGAAGGGTTTGGGCGTGCGGGGGGCATCGAACTTGCGGAAGACCTTGCGGGGGGCTTCGCCGCTGCCGCCGCCGGACTGCTCGTTGCGGGGGAAGGACGGCTTGCGGTCGTAGCTGGGGCGGTCACCGAAGCTGGGGCGGGATGGGCGGTCGAAGCTGCCGCCGCCGCCTTCGCGTGGGGTGAAGGGCTTGCGGGGAGCGAAGCCTCCGCCGGATGGACGCTCGCCGCGATCCTCACGGGGGCCGCCGAAGCTGGGTTTGCCGCCGAAGGATGGGCGGGGGGAGTAGGAGCCGGGGCGTTTGAAGCCGCCTGCTGCAGGACGCTCGCCACGATCGCCACGGTCAGAGAACGATGGGCGATCCGAGAAGGAGGGGCGGGGGCTGTCGCCGAAGTCGCGGCGCGGGGGGCGGGAGTCGCCGCCGAAGCTGGGCTTGCTGTCGAAGCCGCCTTCACGCTTGCGGCCGAAGGTGCCGGGCTTGGAGAAGGTTTTGCGCGGGCCGCCTTCACGATCTCCGCCGAAGCTGCGCTTCTGGAAGCCGCCGGGACGGCCTGCGCCTGCGCTGGGGCGGTCGCCGAAGGGGCGCGAGGGACGGGGGGTGAAGGTGCGGGGGGCGTCAGTTCCCTGATCGGCTGAACCGGAATCGGGGCGGGGGGTGCGTGCGGAACGATCCTCGTCCCAGGGCTTGTTGAAGGTGGGGCGTGCGCCACGGTCGTCATCGCGTTTGACGAAGGGGCGGCGTTCGCGGTCGCCGGAGCCGAAGGCGGGCTTGCTGCCGAAGGAGGGTTTGCCGGAGCGTGCGCCGAAGGCGGGCTTGCGGTCGCCGAAGCTGGGGCGTGAGCGCAGGCCGGTGCCGATCTTGCTGGCGGGATTAGGGGTGAACTTGCGGATGCGGGGTGCGTCCGGATCGCCTTCGACTGCGGCTTCGGAGTCGGTGGCCTCTTCCGATTCTTCGGGGACGGCTACTGCGACGAAGGCGGGTGAATCGCCCATGACGTGGAGGAGGGTCTTGCCGTCGATGACGAGGGACTCAAGCTGACGTGCGGCGAGCAGGGCGTGGGTGACATCGCGGAGGCGCGAACGGGGCGCGAGGGGCGAGAGGAAGGTCTCAACCTCTTCTTCCGTGGCGCAGACGGCCTGGCCGAGATAGAGGCTGATGAGGGCGCTGAGAGCGGTTGGCTGTCCTGCGTTCGCGCCGGCTTTGATCTGCTTGGTGAAGCGTGCGCTGGCGAGCTCCCAGAGGGTGGGTGAGCCGTCCTGCTGGGGTACGGGGAGAACGCGGAGTTGCGACCAGAGTTCCGTGAGCGACCGCAGGACAGCGGATTCTGTGACTTCCTTGCCGAGCTGCGCGGTGAGCTCCGAGACGTTGAGCGTTACTTTGGCGGCGAGGATCTCATACGCCGCGAGGGCGAGGGGCGAGACCTTGACGGGGCCGGAGGTGACGGGCGACTGCTTCCAGGCCTTGTTGCCACGGAGGGTGAAGATGAAGGAGAAGACTGCGGCCGAGCAGACGAAGTCCGGGGTGTCGGTTCCGACGCCGCCGGTGGCTCCGAGGAGGTTGAGGGGCACGGCTGAGCCCTCCGCGATGAGGCGGGCGAGGAGGGATTTTGCTGAGGTCTGTGCTTCTAAGGTGGGGTCGGTGCTGGGGATGCCGAGGGTGGCTTCAACCAATGAGGGCGCGGGCGATGGAAGCTGGGCGGCGCGGGAGGCGTAGAGGACGAGGCCGGAGCGTGTGATCCACTCACGGAGACCTTCGATGGTGAGGAGGGGGGTGGCGTCCTGGTGCCAGTGGGTGAGGCGGGCGGCGGAGAGTTGGTCGGCCGTGGGAGCGGTGTTGGTGGGATTCAAGGTGGTGCCTTTCTGGAGAGCGATCCGGCTGTTTAGCTTGGATGCGTCTGGGGTGGGACGTTAGATTTTCAAAGAGAGACATCTTTTGGGAGAGTGTCTTTTTGGTTCTGTTATGAGTTTACCTGATGGCTTGGCAAGGTAAGAGAGATTCTGTTTGGGAATGACAAACAAAAGGCACGGCAACGACAGAAGCCAATACGGAGGTTCTGAGCTTCGCTCAGAATGACGACTTGAAACAAACAACGGCAAGAACAAACAACGGCAAAAGCGACAGCCAATACAGGGGTTCTTCACTTCGCTCAGAATGACGGCGTACAACGTACAACGGCAACAGCAAAGGCAAGAACCAATACGGAGGTTCTGAGCTTCGCTCAGAATGACGAACTATGAGGAAATGACGAGACTAAAAGGGAATGAGGAAACTTGAAGGAAATGACGAACTAAGAGGAAAGATCAGGTGCGCTGGAAGGCTTTTTCGATCTCTTTGTGGGAGTAACGGAGGGCTATGGGGCGGCCGTGGGGGCAGCTGGTGGGGTATTCGGTTTTGCCTAGTTCGGCGAGGAGCCAGTCGATTTTGGAGCGCTCGAGCGGCATGTTGA is a window of Granulicella tundricola MP5ACTX9 DNA encoding:
- a CDS encoding 2-oxoglutarate dehydrogenase E1 component, with the protein product MATKLKKAPEPTQPNTTANPERREYTFDIFRRWGYLQTSLDPLGQYLPGEPFPVPVPEDPDSVQAAAEARKFYCGTIAAEFMHIPSPEKRQWIQDQLEREAPPVDQKGMLTDLIKADLFEQVIQSRYLGTKRFSLEGLTVLIPFLNHTFEISANHGVTRSVFGMSHRGRLNVMTNIVGRNATDIFARFEDVDPRSTMGGGDVKYHQGATGEFISPNGKKVALHLVSNPSHLEAVDPVALGRARARQARLLAEGAANAKEQILPLIIHGDAAFAGQGILAESLNMAVLHGYNVGGTIHVIVNNLLGFTAVPEESNSSRFATDIAKRLPIPIFHVNAEDPDAVLRVAAIAAEYRHKFKSDVVVDLIGYRRHGHSEVDDPTVTSPKRYALIKDLPELYKTYAKRIGVDPTEEAAKIQQHFLEEQKLATKAESKTDLAVLPHYWDNYKGGSLSEADAALKTGIDAAQVTSLTKALCAYPETFHIHPKVKKLYEQRLEMAEDKRQFDYGMAELLAFASLVSAGTPVRLTGQDSQRGTFNQRHSALTDTETETKYIPLEHITPNQARFEVYNTLLSEAAVLGYEYGYSRDYPEALVLWEAQFGDFANGAQIIVDQFISAGEAKWHLLSGLVMLLPHGYEGQGPEHSSARIERYLQLCAQDNMVIAQPSTAAQHFHLLRRQALRSWRKPLIVFTPKSMLRHPDASSTVADFGGTFQNVLPDNGVQNPRRILLCSGKIGHNLRVEREKRQKAGHDANVAIVFLEQLYPWPEAEVQAALDQHRNAEVVYVQEEPANMGARSYVMPHLRRMSRDRAIVNVTRSAGASPATGSAKAHDLEERALIDMAFGV
- a CDS encoding cold-shock protein, translating into MEQGTVKWFNDAKGFGFISRQNGEDVFVHYSAINSNGFKSLQEGQAVQFNVVKGPKGWQASDVQPL
- the cmk gene encoding (d)CMP kinase; its protein translation is MTTPPPNPTPRQQPVIAIDGPAGAGKSTLAAHLARRFGFLNLETGAMYRALAYKAIDSDLDLDDEVQLLALTPHTTIALEPTREGNRVLLDGRDVSRRIRDADVTAAASRLSVHPRVRVWMVAQQRALGIQGGVVMEGRDIGTAVFPDAEVKIFLDADPNVRGTRRFRQVAPDQHEVAPVTEAAVLAEMRARDDRDRNRAESPLKPAPDAILLDSTSMSLDEVLARSEEIVRAHLPPTENI